GCGAGTCGTCTTCGCAGAAACCGTAAAAAACCGAAGCCCCAGCATCGAAAGTGTATCCGCCCTTCTGAAACGAAGAGCAGCTTCCGCCGGGAAAAGTGTTTTTTTCGTACACAATGGGTTGAAAAGCCCCGCTCCTGCAACAACGCCGCCGTCGTCAGACCTCCGATCCCCGCTCCAATGACAATGACATCAACCGTTTCGACCATTTTTCACATTTTTTGGTATCGAGTCAACCCCTTTTTTGAAAAGCAACTTTTGGGGCTTGACTCCAGACTCTCTAAAGATATATTTTTATGGCTCTTCGCAGAATTTAATGGTCTGGTAGTAAAAATGAGTGGCTTGGTGTAATTTATCCAAGAACGCCAAAACACTAACCCCAACGTATGCCGAGCCTCATTACCCATTACCAGCAGTTATTAGGATTACCAGAAACATGGAAGGTGTCGGATGTCCGGCTGTCGATGTCCGGCCCCCGGATAGAAATCCATCTGGAGTATATCGGACCCAAAGTCGAATGCCCTGAATGCGGCAAGGCCGGACGAATTTATGACCTGGCGCCAGAACAACGGTGGCGGCATCTGGATACCATGGAGTACGAGACGCATCTGATAGCCAGGGTGCCTCGGTGTGAGTGCAAAGAGCACAGGATCAAGACAATTAAAGTTCCGTGGGCAACGCGCTCTTCGCGCTACACCCTGAAGTTTGAAGCGCTTGCTGTCGAGTTGCTTCAGGAGTGTTCAAGCATTCAGTCGGCATCGAGGCTCTTGCGATTGAACTGGCATGCAACCAACGAGATCATGAACCGTGCGGTTAAGCGAGGCCTGAGCCGCCGGAATAAGGAGGCGATTGCTCATCTTGGTCTTGATGAAAAGAGCTTCCGGGCAGGCCATCAGTATGTGACGATCCTGAACGACCTGAAAGGTGGCCGGGTACTTGAGGTGGTCCAGAGCCGAACGACCGATGGAGCAGAAGCGCTACTCCTCAGCTTTGAAGCATCGCAACGCCAGGGTGTGAAATCGATCTCGATGGATATGTGGAAACCCTTCGCGATTGCTGCCAAAAAGCATCTGCCGCAGGCCGATATTGTGCAT
This genomic window from Chlorobaculum limnaeum contains:
- a CDS encoding ISL3 family transposase; its protein translation is MPSLITHYQQLLGLPETWKVSDVRLSMSGPRIEIHLEYIGPKVECPECGKAGRIYDLAPEQRWRHLDTMEYETHLIARVPRCECKEHRIKTIKVPWATRSSRYTLKFEALAVELLQECSSIQSASRLLRLNWHATNEIMNRAVKRGLSRRNKEAIAHLGLDEKSFRAGHQYVTILNDLKGGRVLEVVQSRTTDGAEALLLSFEASQRQGVKSISMDMWKPFAIAAKKHLPQADIVHDRFHISKYLNEAVDTVRRQESRQLHHAGDRTLIGSKFTWLRNPENMTESQRTSFDQLMACELKTGKAWSMKNMFREFWRLGCRESASFFFDYWSERVDQLALKPMIKVKELLKRHLDNILNYFEHEMTNAVSEGLNSKIQLYKASARGFHSFHSYRIRILFYCGKLNMAITG